A single region of the Cronobacter condimenti 1330 genome encodes:
- a CDS encoding MFS transporter: MASVHRGGEASLLAHRSFVAFWLARTCSGFGFQMLSIVVGWQIYALTHSAFYLGLIGLVQFLPSVTLALWAGHIADQRDRRRVVLIGQLVEWLAIGTLAAATVMHLADVKIILSLIFIISVAKVMEAPSLQSMLPALVPPALLARATAASAVSSQAAMIMGPALGGLLYVFGAQVVYALTAVLYLISVAMVSRLRYEQAPPARQPASLATLFAGVKFIRERPDVLGVISLDLFAVLLGGATALLPIYAHDILHTGPWGLGLLRAAPAVGALLVGFWLSRRSLEKHVGMIMFLSVAGFGVATLVFALSSNLWLSLIALFATGGFDMVSMVIRGALVQLDTPNEMLGRVNAVNSIFINTSNQLGEFESGMLAALLGTVPAAAIGGIGTLVVVGLWMRLFPSLRKRQRLEETTLQSV; encoded by the coding sequence GGAGGCGAGGCGTCGCTGCTGGCGCATCGCTCGTTCGTCGCATTCTGGCTGGCGCGCACCTGCTCCGGCTTTGGTTTTCAGATGTTGTCTATCGTGGTGGGCTGGCAGATTTACGCCCTCACCCACAGCGCGTTTTACTTAGGCCTTATCGGGCTGGTGCAGTTTTTGCCGTCCGTCACGCTGGCGCTCTGGGCCGGACACATTGCCGATCAGCGCGATCGCCGCCGGGTGGTGCTGATTGGCCAGTTAGTCGAGTGGCTCGCCATTGGCACGCTGGCCGCCGCCACCGTGATGCACCTCGCCGATGTAAAAATTATCCTGAGCCTGATTTTCATTATTTCGGTCGCCAAAGTGATGGAGGCACCGTCGCTGCAATCAATGCTGCCAGCCCTGGTGCCGCCTGCCCTGCTGGCGCGCGCCACGGCGGCAAGCGCGGTCTCAAGCCAGGCGGCGATGATCATGGGCCCGGCGCTGGGTGGCCTGCTGTATGTGTTCGGCGCGCAGGTGGTCTATGCGCTGACCGCCGTGTTGTACCTGATATCCGTCGCGATGGTAAGCCGCCTGCGCTATGAACAGGCGCCACCCGCGCGCCAGCCAGCGAGCCTCGCCACGCTGTTTGCAGGCGTGAAGTTCATTCGCGAGCGCCCCGATGTGCTGGGTGTAATTTCACTCGATCTCTTTGCCGTACTGTTGGGCGGTGCCACTGCGCTGCTGCCCATCTATGCGCACGATATCCTGCATACCGGGCCGTGGGGGTTGGGACTGCTGCGCGCCGCGCCGGCCGTGGGCGCGCTGCTGGTGGGCTTCTGGTTAAGCCGTCGTTCGCTTGAGAAGCATGTCGGGATGATTATGTTCTTATCTGTGGCGGGCTTTGGCGTGGCGACGCTGGTGTTTGCGCTTTCCAGTAATCTGTGGCTGTCGCTTATCGCGCTCTTCGCCACGGGCGGGTTTGACATGGTGAGTATGGTCATCCGCGGCGCGCTGGTGCAGCTCGACACGCCGAACGAGATGCTGGGCCGCGTTAACGCCGTTAACTCGATTTTTATCAATACCTCAAACCAGCTTGGCGAATTTGAATCCGGGATGCTTGCCGCGCTGCTTGGCACCGTGCCCGCCGCCGCAATCGGCGGTATCGGTACGCTGGTGGTCGTCGGACTCTGGATGCGCCTCTTCCCGTCGCTGCGTAAACGTCAGCGGCTGGAAGAGACAACGCTACAATCCGTGTGA
- a CDS encoding YbdD/YjiX family protein gives MFDTLAKAGKYLGQAAKMMIGVPDYDNYVEHMRLNHPDQTPMTYEAFFRERQDARYGAKGGPKCC, from the coding sequence ATGTTCGATACCCTTGCCAAAGCCGGTAAATACCTCGGCCAGGCCGCGAAAATGATGATAGGCGTACCTGATTACGACAACTACGTCGAACACATGCGGCTCAACCATCCGGATCAGACGCCAATGACGTATGAAGCGTTTTTTCGCGAACGCCAGGATGCCCGCTACGGCGCGAAAGGAGGGCCGAAGTGCTGTTAA